The Ailuropoda melanoleuca isolate Jingjing chromosome 4, ASM200744v2, whole genome shotgun sequence region AACATGAATGGGTCTCAAATGGCTGGATGAAAGAAGCAAGACTCCAAAGGCTACATacagtatgattctatttatatgacctCCTGGGAAAGGCAGAAACATAAGgatggagaacagatcagtgcTTGCAAGGGTCGTGGGTAGTGCTGACTCAGAAAGCCTTACGGGATAGCCTGAGATGATGAAAtggtttaatctttttttttttttttaagattttacttttaagtaatctctccacccaacctggggctcgaatccacaaccctgagatcaagagtcgcacactccacccACTGAGATAGCCAGGCACCCCGAAACCATTCCCtatcttgattttggtggtggCTACGGGACTGCATGCGTCTGTCAAAACTCACAGTACCGTAGGCACAAAGGGTGAATTTTGCTCTCAGTaatttatacctcaataaacccgatcttggagaaaaaggaaaaggtccCAGGATGCATTTATGATATGACCTGGCTACTTCCAGTGGAACCCACACCAGTGTCAGGGCAATCCCTAGGAGCCTCCTCGTAAAGCAAAACCCCGTgccccaccccaaacctgctGGGCCAGAATCCCCATTTTAACAAGACAATCCTCACACACATGAAAGTTTGGGAGACACTACAAGGCATACATAACACTCCCAGTGGGGAGCTGGAGCAGCACCCCACAATCAAACATATCAAACATTTCTGCAGCAAAACCCATCAAAATGCACACCACGTGGGATAAGTGAAGACAGTGTGTAAAGACTATAAACTCGGGTCAGTTCGAGGTAGGATTTTACCCCTATGTGATCTGATCTTTTGATTTTCAGAGCTTTTGGGGTGTGAGGATTACAGAGGAGGGCTTGCACCTTTGTGGGCGAAAAAATCCCAATGGAAAAGTCATGCTAATTCTTACTTCCCAGAATTTTGCTCTTCTGGAATTACCAGCCGTGCTGGTCTAGCAGAAGTACCATAGGGGTCATACTGTCTTGCCCTCTATAGCGGTATCTTCTAGCACATTCTACTTTTCAGGATGAGCAGAGGCTGATAACATGCTCTAACTTCTCCCAGGCCTCCCTCTGGTTCCCATACAGAacattcctcttttaaaaaactggggaACACCAATCGGCCAATGTCCGAAGGTTACCCGATGTGATGGGACTCGGCTCCCTGTTCAGATTGCCAAAAACAGGGGTGAAAAGCTGGAATCCCGTGTGTGATACAGGAGACCGAGTGTGACAGCATACAGACCTGGGTCCGCGGCTCTTGCCACGGCCCCAATTCTTACATCGTGCTCAGTGGGAGATCTGCTGGCATCAGCAGGACTGGGGGAAGATGACATTCACAATGGCGTTTGGTAGCACATCAGAAGGAGTGAGTGGCATTAAGTGGGGGCTCTGGTAAGGTTGACAGATGCGCCTTATTGAGCTGACAGATTTGAGCTCCTTAGAAGCCAGCACCGGAGCCCATCACGGCCGCACTGAAATCAGACTCCCGATCAACGAAAACGTGGAACCAAGGTGTGTGGTCCACACGGCCCGCTGCCCAGCACACTCCAAGAAAAAGAGGCAGTGACGTAAATCTGAACATCAAAGACTTCCATTTGGGTTTTCTTGCTTAAGAAGAGAACATAAAATGAAGGAGAACCCTGAATTCTCATTGCTGGTTTCAAGCTTGGAGGTGCCGTGATGGTAGGGTGCAAAAGGGTAAGGCGTCATAGTGGCGGAGTGCCCGAGGCCATGGAGACTGGAAGGCTGCGCCCTCCACCAGTGTGCCATGCTGAAATTTGCATTTGGAAGTAACACTCTTAGGCCCTAGGAGCATACAGCCAAGTTCACAGAACATTTGCTCACTCTTCCTCCACGAGACAGTGAAGAAGGTGCTTTCCATATTCAGCTGCACCCCTAGTGGATGCCGTTTCCAGATACTCGCCCTGCTACACATGCATGAAAGACTGGCAGGGGCAGTGTCATTCCTAGGGACAGaccaagagaaatgtaaaaaaaaaaaaaaaaaaaaaagttcagccaAAAACATGCACCAGAATGTTTGTAAGGACACAATCTGGAAACTACCCAGATGGCCCTCACAAGTAGAGGGGACAAGTACAATGTGTCAGAGTCACCGAGTACAATGCCAGAGAGCAACGAGAAGGAGCAACCCCGCAACCACTTGGAGGAACCGGAGTGAATCCCCCCGGCAGGCtgctgagcaaaagaaaccaaacacaaaggAACACAGCCTGTGACTCCACTGACAGAAAGTccaaatggaggaaaaagaaccCGTGGGCTTAGAAGTCAGAGTAGTGGTTAACCCTGTGGTGTGAATGGAAGGGAAGGGGACCGGAGGGGGGCTTCTGGGGAGCTGGTCACATCCTCTTTCTTGTCCTGGGACTGGTTGCAATGGTTGTGGTCACTTTGTGAACACGTATGAATCTGGACTTGACTTGCGTACTTTTGTCTGCATATATTAGAGTTTATTCTAAAAGTTCAGTGTAAGTACtgaaagacattattttaaatggcGCAAGTGTTTGGATACAGAAGCCAACGTCTGCCCTGGTACCCTGGCTCATCGGCATTTCCACAGTCCATCTCTTTGCACTGGCCCCGGGTCccttatccccccccccccaattctctgccctctctcctctcatcctcccacctcccagaaaGCTTAGACCTAGATTACCCTGCTTGGTGACAGACTGGGGGATGGAGAGCCTTCCCTTCCAGAGTGGGGCTGTATAATGTGTTTGCTGCCTCGGgccaaaaagagaataaaaactgtTTGCAGAGAACAAAATGCACAAACTCATCACACAGcaagaaagccaaagaaaaccGAAAGTACCAACGGATCCCTCCCAATTCACCTGCATCCCTCCCCAGAGAGTCTTCCTTCTGAGGGGTCCCTGGCCATCCCCTCGCTCTCCAACAGCTCTCTGATCTGCAGGATTCAGTCTGGACGGGGTGAGCTGAGGACACAACATTAGgactcccacctccttcctctcctcttagAAGACTCCAAATCCAGGCTCCAGAAGGCGAACTAAAGCCATTTTCAACATGGAAACCTGTCAGCCCAGTGATTCCCTGCTGGACACCCCCTGGAGTTATCTGAGCATGGACACATGGACACCTTGCCACCCTCCAAGCCCCCATCACTCCCGAGGCggagggtggggaggcaggcagagtgaTCACAAGACCCCTGAGCATTTCAGTGGGTCTTCACAAGATTGGACCTTGGGAGGCAAAGGCCAGGCTCCTGGTTCATGCACCAATCAAGACGACATCAGGCTTAGAGGTGTGTGCCTCCAGAAAGACCCCAGCTGAACCTCCTAATTTTCACCACCCTCAAAGTAGACTGTTCACGCGCCCCAAAACCTCAGAGTCCTCTTACAATTTCAGCACCCAGAAGCCAAAAGCTTGCTCAATTTTGAGTTCCCCTAAAAATGAATCCACCAGCCACAGAGCTCCTCAAATAAGCAACCCCAGGACCACCTGGGGCCCAGCCCTGTTGAGTGTATCACAGTGGAAACCAAACACAAAGGAATGGGGGCTCCTTGCTGAGCCCCAGGGGCCCATCCAGCCCCGTTCATTTGTACACGGAGGGCAGCCAGTTGGAAGCAAGCCGAGGAGCAGCACATCTGGGCATGGCACAGTGGCCAGTcagcctggggagcagggtgCGTCCCCCCACTTGGAATCTGGGTCATGCTTAGATAACTGCTAGAAAGCCCGACTAATTACCCATCCTTGCCTGCCTACATCTCAACAGATGTTAAGCCCTCCTCAAGGTTTATTTCAAGCAGGCACAGATTTAAAGAAACACAAGGGGATCTGCATTTTGATAGCATCTCAATAGAGGAAAATGTGGTCTTCACCTTCTTCCTCTGgatctttgatttaaaaaaaaaaaaaaaaaagacatttaccTGCCTGGAGGTGTCCACACGGAGGCTGATTCTCCAGGTGTCCCCTCCCGGTTCCCTAGGGTGGGAGAAGACGAATCCAACCCAAGGCCTGACACCATACCCTAGGAAGGCCCTGCCACCTCATTTCCTTTCGCCCTGTCTTTCTTATTGAAATAGTCCATCTGGGTCTTCCAGGTCAGGGGCCCAGATGGGGCAAATGGGATGTTTTCTACACCCCAAACGATGATGAGGTCCCTGAGCAGTAGTTGAAGGAAATGGGACCCACAGGCATAGGGAAGAGTAAGTGTGCCCCAACCCACCACTGCCTTTCCCAGCTCGGGGCCAGTGGCCCACCCCGGGATACGAGCTCTGGCCAGTGCTTTCCCCTCCGTGTGAAGGCCACATGTTCTTCCACCGGCTCTTGGCCCTGGGAACCCCTAAGCGCTCTGCCCTAAGAGAGCGGCCCCCTCTTCGGGGGAAGGCAGGAGTGGAGAAGCCAGCGAGCTGGGTTTGGGCTCCGGCTCTGGAGGCTCCCATGAATTCCAGTGAGGGCCACCTAAGGAAACCCAGCCAAAGCCCCCACGGTTCTCCTGCCCTGGCCGGAGAGCCCAGGCGCCGGCCGGGTCCATGCTCATTTGGGAAAACTCTGACCCATCCGGAACTGGCTCCAAAGCTCCCACCCAGGCCCCTGTTAcgaccccagggcccagccctcaTTCTGGAATCGGTCCTTAGGAGCAATCCACTCCCcgggctcccccaccccaagcctccACGGTAGCTCAACCCAGCTCGGGGTGGAGAGATTCTCCACACTCCTCCCCGgtgccccctctcccagcccctggaagacccccccacctcccatcaaCCCCCGGGTCTCTCTCCCAGCCTGGAAGAGGGGAagcggagggaggagggggaggcgcAGCTGCCGGGGTTCGCTGCCGGGTTCGGGCAAAGGATATGGCCATTCGGTGATCTTTTTGGCGTATTTTCTCACCACGTTGTCCTCGCTGAAGAGGAATAGAGACCGGTTGACCGTGAGGCAGTTCTGTCGGACGGGGATGGGGTTGTAGAGGGCCATGGTCCGCGCTCTCTGCGCCATTGACTGCTTGTACATCCTTTGCGCCCCGGGCTGCCCGCCCTGCCGGCTGCCCCCGGCTCCTCGCCCGCCTCCGGCGCCCACGACCACCCCGGCGGCTGCCCCGGAGCCTCCTCCCCCGTAGCGGGCCGGCATCTCGTCTCCGAAGCGGGCCATTCTGCAAAGAGCAAAGGGCTCCGGGTTACGCTGCGGCGAACGATGCGGAagacgccgccgccgccgctgccgttGCCGATGCTGCCGGGGCTGTGAAGACGGCGGCTGGAGCTGCGACTGCGGAGACGCTCCACGGCCCANaaatctttaaaaaaaaaaacacacacacaacgcaCACCCCCTTTAAGACGCGAACGGTTTGCAAAGGACGCCCCCCCGGGACGCAGTGGAAGCTTCAAATTCCTCCGAGGTCCGGGTCAGGCTGGCATCTTGCAAAAGGAGTGCGCTCGGcccattagaaaaaaattttattgaaaaataaaaataaaaaccaggtctttgcgggggggggggagggcagcccccaaaatttaaaaaaaatccccctttCTGTTTTGCTTGAGTTCCTAGACCTTAAAAAGGCTGAAAGATCTGTAgccaaaaaattaaatgaaaagaaagaatattaacgggaaaggaaagaaggggagggggagggaaacgCTCCGGAGGGCTCTTAAGGAGTCTTGAAGCCGCAGGGTCcgggtgaatttttttttttttcttcctgaatcaCCAGCGGCTGCCTCTTCTGCTCACGgagtgtgagtgtgcgtgtgcgcgcatCCTTTCGCTCAATCGTGCCTCATCTTGGGGTTAAATTGCAGCAATGAAATCCTGAAAATTCCCaacaggggaaaaagagagagagggagagagaggtatgCGCCGTTCGCTTTAGCCACTGAGTAGCTGCTCCCGGATGCTGCAATGCCTAGcgttccccccaccccgcaatgcctcctcctcctcctccttcttctctagGTTTTGCTAAAATAAGACtggtgtggaggggtgggggaagaggaaggaagaaggaaaatgggctCAAAGGTCTAAACCACTGGCCAGCGAAGCTCCAAAGAGGAGCGATTGATGAGTTTAACGGGAGAAAGACCCACCCAGAATGTCGACACATGATGGCTCGCGACCAATCGCGGAGGCGCGAGGGGACCCGGCNGTGTCCACACGGAGGCTGATTCTCCAGGTGTCCCCTCCCGGTTCCCTAGGGTGGGAGAAGACGAATCCAACCCAAGGCCTGACACCATACCCTAGGAAGGCCCTGCCACCTCATTTCCTTTCGCCCTGTCTTTCTTATTGAAATAGTCCATCTGGGTCTTCCAGGTCAGGGGCCCAGATGGGGCAAATGGGATGTTTTCTACACCCCAAACGATGATGAGGTCCCTGAGCAGTAGTTGAAGGAAATGGGACCCACAGGCATAGGGAAGAGTAAGTGTGCCCCAACCCACCACTGCCTTTCCCAGCTCGGGGCCAGTGGCCCACCCCGGGATACGAGCTCTGGCCAGTGCTTTCCCCTCCGTGTGAAGGCCACATGTTCTTCCACCGGCTCTTGGCCCTGGGAACCCCTAAGCGCTCTGCCCTAAGAGAGCGGCCCCCTCTTCGGGGGAAGGCAGGAGTGGAGAAGCCAGCGAGCTGGGTTTGGGCTCCGGCTCTGGAGGCTCCCATGAATTCCAGTGAGGGCCACCTAAGGAAACCCAGCCAAAGCCCCCACGGTTCTCCTGCCCTGGCCGGAGAGCCCAGGCGCCGGCCGGGTCCATGCTCATTTGGGAAAACTCTGACCCATCCGGAACTGGCTCCAAAGCTCCCACCCAGGCCCCTGTTAcgaccccagggcccagccctcaTTCTGGAATCGGTCCTTAGGAGCAATCCACTCCCcgggctcccccaccccaagcctccACGGTAGCTCAACCCAGCTCGGGGTGGAGAGATTCTCCACACTCCTCCCCGgtgccccctctcccagcccctggaagacccccccacctcccatcaaCCCCCGGGTCTCTCTCCCAGCCTGGAAGAGGGGAagcggagggaggagggggaggcgcAGCTGCCGGGGTTCGCTGCCGGGTTCGGGCAAAGGATATGGCCATTCGGTGATCTTTTTGGCGTATTTTCTCACCACGTTGTCCTCGCTGAAGAGGAATAGAGACCGGTTGACCGTGAGGCAGTTCTGTCGGACGGGGATGGGGTTGTAGAGGGCCATGGTCCGCGCTCTCTGCGCCATTGACTGCTTGTACATCCTTTGCGCCCCGGGCTGCCCGCCCTGCCGGCTGCCCCCGGCTCCTCGCCCGCCTCCGGCGCCCACGACCACCCCGGCGGCTGCCCCGGAGCCTCCTCCCCCGTAGCGGGCCGGCATCTCGTCTCCGAAGCGGGCCATTCTGCAAAGAGCAAAGGGCTCCGGGTTACGCTGCGGCGAACGATGCGGAagacgccgccgccgccgctgccgttGCCGATGCTGCCGGGGCTGTGAAGACGGCGGCTGGAGCTGCGACTGCGGAGACGCTCCACGGCCCAGCCCATCGGGCGGCGGCGGCTCGGCGCCTCGGGTCGGGGGCTCACAAGGCGGCTGCCCGGCCCCAGCCGGGGATAGCGGCTCGGGACATCTTCCTGGCTGACCCCGGAGAAGGAGGGGCGGAGGAGGGTGCGGGGGCGGGGCGCGGGNNNNNNNNNNNNNNNNNNNNNNNNNNNNNNNNNNNNNNNNNNNNNNNNNNNNNNNNNNNNNNNNNNNNNNNNNNNNNNNNNNNNNNNNNNNNNNNNNNNNNNNNNNNNNNNNNNNNNNNNNNNNNNNNNNNNNNNNNNNNNNNNNNNNNNNNNNNNNNNNNNNNNNNNNNNNNNNNNNNNNNNNNNNNNNNNNNNNNNNNNNNNNNNNNNNNNNNNNNNNNNNNNNNNNNNNctcccactccacctgcttgtgttccctctcccgctggctgtctctatctctgtcaaataaataaataaaatctaaaaaaaaaaacacacacacaacgcaCACCCCCTTTAAGACGCGAACGGTTTGCAAAGGACGCCCCCCCGGGACGCAGTGGAAGCTTCAAATTCCTCCGAGGTCCGGGTCAGGCTGGCATCTTGCAAAAGGAGTGCGCTCGGcccattagaaaaaaattttattgaaaaataaaaataaaaaccaggtctttgcgggggggggggagggcagcccccaaaatttaaaaaaaatccccctttCTGTTTTGCTTGAGTTCCTAGACCTTAAAAAGGCTGAAAGATCTGTAgccaaaaaattaaatgaaaagaaagaatattaacgggaaaggaaagaaggggagggggagggaaacgCTCCGGAGGGCTCTTAAGGAGTCTTGAAGCCGCAGGGTCcgggtgaatttttttttttttcttcctgaatcaCCAGCGGCTGCCTCTTCTGCTCACGgagtgtgagtgtgcgtgtgcgcgcatCCTTTCGCTCAATCGTGCCTCATCTTGGGGTTAAATTGCAGCAATGAAATCCTGAAAATTCCCaacaggggaaaaagagagagagggagagagaggtatgCGCCGTTCGCTTTAGCCACTGAGTAGCTGCTCCCGGATGCTGCAATGCCTAGcgttccccccaccccgcaatgcctcctcctcctcctccttcttctctagGTTTTGCTAAAATAAGACtggtgtggaggggtgggggaagaggaaggaagaaggaaaatgggctCAAAGGTCTAAACCACTGGCCAGCGAAGCTCCAAAGAGGAGCGATTGATGAGTTTAACGGGAGAAAGACCCACCCAGAATGTCGACACATGATGGCTCGCGACCAATCGCGGAGGCGCGAGGGGACCCGGCTCAGCGGAGTTtgtgggggagaagaggggagagccGGATGGtcgggaggcagagggggaagttGGGAGGACAGattcctcctcccctgggaggaaaCCTTGTTTTCCAATGGGTTCCGTTTCGGTTGCAGACAACCGGACGCTCTCAAGCATCTTGCAAGGAGGAGGTCAGGAGGAAGAAACTTCATgataaaaaagagaaggagattCGTGTCCAAGGGTGCAATTAGTCAGTCTCAAAACAAATCTGGTACGTTTAGCAAAAGACACATTTTTGAGGAGAACGATTTGGGGGCACTTCTGTCCAAGTTTCAAGTCACAGAGGCCCTGACTCCAGAGGTGGCAAATCTTAACGGCCAGCAGCAGATAACTAAACCAGGTCCTAGTCGGCTGGAAAGGGCTTCTGGGTGGTGTATTTCGCATTGGAAACCCAGCCTCTGTGGGTTTGTTCACTTCCCCTCCAGAACCACTGCAGTTTATTTCCCATTCCCCTTTTCATATTGTCAAATTTAACAAACACGCAGAAAAATGCCTAAAGCATAAATGTACAGTTGTAGACCTTGCTGGGAAACCAATTCTCTTGAAACTAATACTCAGGTCCAGGGCTACGAAGGGGACATTGCCAGCTTcccaggaacacacacacaggtctTCCCCCAGCAATAATCACTATTCTGACTTTATACTGTTAAtaaccttgcttttctttataccTTTACTACCTGATTGTGCATTCCCAGACAGTACAGTTCAACTTGGCATCTTTTTGGATtcttacataaatggaatcatacagtatatatccTGTGATGTCTGGCTTCTTGGTCTAACGTGTCTTTAAGCTTCATTTGTTGTCACCTGTAGCTGTGATTGATTCACTTTCACTGCTACATAGTACTCCATTGAAAGAGTATGCCACACTCCGTTTATCCATTATCCCGTTGATGGACACCTGGATTGTTTCCAGGTGGGGCTTTAAACATTCCTACCTCAGATACTCTGTGCCTATGAGCACGCATTCTGTAGGAATAGCCCTAgtaatggaatttctgggtcccAGGGTATGCCTACCTTCAGGTTTGTAAAGTGgtaccaaactgtctttcaaagtatCGATGTACCAAGAAACCACTGAATTTTTAGAAAGCCATGTACAGACTTggaaggcaggggtgagggcaggggttGGAGAACAGGATGAAGAAGgcaaaggtttttttgttgttgttgttgtttttgttttttgtgggtttttttgagcCTTAGCTAGTTGAATTTGAGTTGATCCCCCCCCATCAGTATTTGAGTTCTttggaacattctagaaaagataCATCTTTATATAAATTCCCCATTCTGTGCCTATGAGTCATCCTTTACAGGTTACTTACAgcactttcaagattttctaaCTTGTCAAAATatggacaaaatgacaaaaccaaGAGCAACCAGAGTTGCAAGGAGATGGGGCATATAGGATTCTCTACAAATAGTAATGATTTTTGTACTTGATGTTGTTTCATATCTCAAGAGCAAATGATAGCCATTGGGAAACAAGAAGTAATCCCAGGTACGTGGATGTCAAGGCCAGTCATGTAAGAAGACCATGTCGTGCAAAGCAAACTTACAATAACTTGTTTTTATGGACTTCCCTGAGAAGACAGTTGAGTTTCATAGCATAAGTGTTACCTACACGGATTTCTGAAGACCTCAGAGTTTTTCAGGAAAGAGTGACCTCTCACTGATAAAGTCCTTATCAGCGTAAAGATTCTATGGAATCTTCACAgaagccccattttacagatgagaacactgaggctgaGACAGGTTTAAAAACTTACCCAGGTCACTGCCATGAATCTGAAACCACGTCTGACTTGTATTCCGTTAGGTGGAGTGTAATCTGGTACAACCGCTTTGGAAAACTGGCCATTTCTACCGATACTGAATATTTGAATACCCCGTGGTCCAGCATTGGCAATCTTGGGTACATGCCCAGGGGGAATGAGGACATAAGTCCACTGACAGACACACCCTAGGATGTGAACAGCAGCACATTCGTACTGGCTAAAATATGGCGACGtctcaaatgtctatcaatagaaAATGGTTATTGCGCTGTGGAACATTCGTACACGCAGCAGCGAGAATGGATGATCCCCAGCTACACAAAAATGCATGGGCCCATCTCACAATCATGATGTTGAGCAGAAAAAGCCACCCACAAAGTAGAATGTAGTGTATAATTCCTATTCTAGATAGTTCATACACAGACGCATGCAAAGATATATGCGcctctgtgttcattgcagcattatttacaatagccgagatatggaagcaaccaagtgtccatcaatagacaaatggataaagaggagatggtgtgtgtatatatatatacacacacacagtgtacacacacacacacacacacacactggaattaTACATCTATGAGTTATGCAAATTTCTGTGTGtgctatttcaaaagaaaatgtttgtaatgCTTCTGAATGTAGATTCCAAGTGGCACCACTTGTCATGGTGACCTGTAATTCTCATTGTGTACTTTGACTGTCAAGTCCTTACAACAAAcactggtctttttttcttttcttttcttttctttttaactagaAGACAAAGAACGGTCCTCCGGACTGCTCTAACTCATGCCTTGACAGCAGACAAGCCAGCTGCATATCAGAACCACCTGCAAAGTGTTGTAAAATTCGGACTCCTGGGCCCTCCCTTCTACCCAAATTCTCATTCAGCAAGTCCTTGGGGGTAGAGCCAGGTTTGGCAATCACTACTCTGGAAGGGGCAGACTTACC contains the following coding sequences:
- the LOC117801735 gene encoding uncharacterized protein LOC117801735, translating into MWKTSRVPDPMFSPRSYDALHDGGWGPPGADGTASVPQDARAPRMSGGCQGPPLKRRGGVVDHRDVILAHQAHKVHSTPQARRKEWEMARFGDEMPARYGGGGSGAAAGVVVGAGGGRGAGGSRQGGQPGAQRMYKQSMAQRARTMALYNPIPVRQNCLTVNRSLFLFSEDNVVRKYAKKITEWPYPLPEPGSEPRQLRLPLLPPLPLFQAGRETRGLMGAPAASATAAAAAASSASFAAA